ATCGCCCTCGCCGACCGTGAAACCATCCGCAAACTTACCCAGGACAAGAAGTTCCTCCTGGGCGCCGTGAACAAGGTTCCCATATACGGTGACTCCGGATATCAGAATTTCGCCCGCCATCTCTATTTTTCGGCTACCATTCCGCTTCTGAAAAAAGACGCCTCGGGATATACGGTAAAAATGGCATACCGCAAGCCGGATGGCTCTCTCGGCCTGGCCAACGGTTATATCAGGCCCGACGCCGATGTACATGAGGGGTACCTTCCTTATACCAAACGCAATGTGCTTATCCAGATTTTCAAGCTTCTCGGACAGCCCTACGGCTGGGCGGACCAGGACAACAAACACGACTGCTCGGGCACTCAGCGGGTGCTGTTCGCCTGTTTCGGCATCATCACCGGCCGTCACCCCTCTTTCATCCTCAGCGCCTCAGATCACCAGTATTTCCAGGACCCGGCGCTCTCGCACGAGGAAAAGCTGAAGAAACTGGAAGATATAGAGCCGGTCATCACGGTGGCGGGCAATTACGGGCACCTCGTGCTCTACCTCGGCAAGGCAAAGAACGGGCAGCATTATTTCATTCACCAGGCAGGCTGGGGGTACGAGGATACGGACAAAACCCATCTCTATGTGAACTGTGTGACGGTCAGCTCTCTCGATCATTCGTTCTACTCTGCGGAAGCGGCAAGCGTTTTTACCACGCTGAAGCGGTAAGGAATATCAAAAAACAGTGACAAAGTGACAGAGTAACAGAGCGACAAAGTAAAAGCATGAGGAAAAGAGATTGAAAAAGATGCGATTTTTGTAATAAAAGGGCGGGGTTGAAAACTTAATCCCGCCCTTCATTGTGTATCATCGAATCAAGATCATTTCAGCAACATCATCTTGCCTGTTTTGGTAAACCTGTCCGATGCGAGCCGATAGAAATAGAGGCCGGAACCGTACCGGGAGCCATCGAATTTCACCGCATGCACCCCGGCGCTTGCCGTACCATCCACCAGAGTCGCTACCTTCTGGCCGTTCACCGCGTAAATGTCCAATTTCACTTTTGTAGATGAGGCGAGGGAATAGGTGATGGTGGTCAGAGGGTTGGCGGGGTTGGGGGAAACGGTAACGTATTCTTTGATTTTTTCGGCTTGGCCGTTATCACCAGGCAGTGGTTTATCTTCTCCGGGCTGGCCTGAATTAGCAAGATATTTATCGGCATGTTTCCAGGGATCGTATTCGATTCCGGCGGATGAGTACGCCGACAGAAGAATTGGCTGCCCAGGATTGATAGCCGCTGCCATATCAGCATATACTTTCGCTTTACCTTTGTCATGGAGGTTCTGGCCATAGATGGAAGCAATTCTTGACAGCATTTCCACTTCCATAACATTCCCTGAATATTGTGTTGCTTTTTCAGAGAAGGCCGCAATCGCTTCTGTATATTTACCCTCGCTGACTAATGATTCGCATGACAGGTAATCAAGGGAAGATGCATACCATGACTGCGCGGTCTTACGCTCATTTGCTATCAAGGTTCTGAAAACCGAATAATCATATTGCTTCATGCCGCAGAGCTTCAAGAGGGATTTGAGCGCCAAACGTTTTTCTCCCGGATCGGCGCTTTTCGCCATTATGTCCTGGTATACGGATAATGCACTCTTCCAGTCGCCTACAGATTCGTATGCATCAGCTTTGATGAATGGATAGGAAGCAATTTCAGCGACAACCTTCGGCGCGCCTGCGGAATCTATATTTGCGGTAGCGTATCCGGAAATGTCGGTTACCCTCGTGCTGTCATTGAAGAGAACACCACGAATTGGACTACCAGTCCCCCAATAGTTACGTGTGGCGGCGATGTTCGGTCCTCCCGCACTGAATTTTATAGCCCAATAACTGGCATTGGTATTGTCATAAATATTATTTCTCCTGCCGTCGATATCCAGCCCCGCAAAATCGTAGAGAAATATCCTGTCCAGGCCAGAGGAAGGATCGGTGAAATTAATGGTACTATATTCCAGAGTGGCGTCCGCACTTGAGGTCAGATACAGACCGTATCTCGAATCATGGATGGTAATCTTTTTCAAATACGGCCGGTATCCGCTCCCCTGTATGCAAACGCCTCCATGATAATCGGTGGTTCCATTGTCCTGAAAATCGATATTTTTTATAGTGGGCGCACAATTACTGATCAGCATACCCCAGTCACGACAATTACTAATAGTTGACTTTGTAGTAGGAAAATAAAGACTGTCACTGCAGACATTTAAGCCAATGGTGGCGTAATCGATTATTGATCCGCCATTTACATTCAAAGTTGCGCCTGAATTTATCGTAATGCCGTTCCAATAGTAATTTTCCGTATCGGTTTTGAATCTGCTCCAGTTCGTTGTCAGCGTACCATTCACCAGGATGCTCTTGCCAGGAGAGACATATAGAGTACAATATGTTGACGATGCCCCGGGGAGGGTCAATGTTCTCCCTGAAGGAATAGTAAAATCATCTCCAATATAATAGTTTCCTTGACTCTCCGACCAGGTTTCGTTCTCCGGCAAATTCCCAAAACGGCAATAACCCATGGAAACGGTCATTGTTGATCCGGAAGAGGAAATATCTGATATTTGCGCTTTTGAATCCCAACCGGAAAATGTTAAGCTCGGTGACGAGAAGTCAGTTAGATATGATTTATAGCCGCTCCGGAATGCATCCCCATTCTCAGTGTTTTCGGTAGCAGAACCATCGGCTTTAATTAGATCCCTATAACCATCGAATAAACGCCACACAAGGATTCCATCTGCGCTTGTACTATCAGGAATAATGAATCTGTTCCATTTTGTGTTGCTTTCCCCTTATTGTCGGTTTTCTAGGAGAAAGTTTTGAGTACTGCCGCCTTGTGCATGCGTCGCAGTCATTTTATAAACATTGGATAGGCCATATGTTGTATTAAATGTTAACTGGAAAGTCTGGGGAGTGGTGACCTCAGTATAGGATTGCCAAAGAAGACGATTGCGTTCATCGGGAGTAAGCGGCACTGGGCACTCTCCTCCAAAGACAATATTGTTATATTTTGCTATGCCACACCATTGACCAGTGTCCATCAATCCCCATCTCCAATAACGATAAGAGCCCTTATAGTCATCTTCATAAATTCCTAAAAGGTGAGCAAATTCATGACAATTCCACCCAATTGCTGTAAACACTTCGTGAGGTGAATTCATCATCTCACCGCATATATAAATTCCATCGGTTGTATTTGCTTGTGGATGTAATCCCCCACCATAAAAAAATATATGACCCGCATAAATTATTGCCATTTTGTGCGTACCAGCCGCCAGTTCATCCTCATAATCAATACCTTGTTGTATTTTTGCTATGGCTAATACACTATCCATGAACGCATTCGCGGCCATGCCATCACAATACGATTTAGAATATGGAATATCTATCCAATTGATAGTTCCTCCCGTTGTATCACTATTTGCGATACGTCCAATAAGGGAGAACTGCCCCCTAGACATGTCATAATAATAATCTCTCATGCTGCCATATGTGGTATAACTGTTTGGAGATGGAGAAGAGCTATAAGAACCATTAGAAAACAAAAGATTTTCATAAGAGCTTCTGTAATTGTATGTCCCGGGGGTATCCGTAAAGCTGACCAACAGAACAATCAATGAGTCAGGGACTGTAGCGATTTTCCCAACACCTTGCGTTCGAGTTGCGCTCTTGTTTATTTCATGGACCTTTTTCATAAAATTTGTTTGTCTTACGGCATTTTGGTACCTTAATTCATTCATCTCTGATTCATTTTTCTTTTCATCCCCGACCAAGTATGGTGTTGCTGAAAGATTACGATTATCATCATACATGCCGTAGTACCAGAATCCATCGGAGTTCAAAACAACAGGCCCATAACAAGTTGAATAAATATTCCCATACTCATCTATAATGTGTTCGATGGCAATATAAATTCCATTTGACTGTTTATAATCTATAATTCCCAAAGAATACGGAGAAGCAAAACATAGTGAAGTACTAATTGATACAAGCATGAACGTGATAATCATGTATACTTTTTTCATGTCAGCCTCCAGAGTTTCACTTCATGTTGTAACACTTTTTACTTGATGAGCAGGATTTTTTTTGTCTGAAATTCCTCCTTTCTTTCCATTTGTTTTAGGATTGAGAAATAGAAACCAGAAGCCAGTTCAGCGCCATTTTTATCTCTTCCATCCCAGATATTTCTATATGACCCTTTTGTTTGAAAACCTCTACAAAGAGTCTTTATTTTTCTCCCGAAAATGTCATAAATAGAAAGCTCATAATATCCTGGAAGTACGATGGTATAAGGGATGGTTGTGTAAGCATTAAAGGGATTAGGAATATTTTGACCGATAAAGAATGTGCTACTAATTTCATTCAGGGTATTTATGCGTGATGGAGAGGAACTCAGAACTACTGAAAAAAATGTATCTCCGGGAATCAGGAAATCAGCATAACGGTCATTGTTTAAATTGCATGACGTTATCCCACCCAAACCCGGTAGATAATAACCCCCATATCCCCAAACATTATTCGGCAACACTACCGGGAATTGATGAATCTTGGAATAAATTATATTATTCTTCCATGGTATTGCCACTAATTGACTTGAATCCCCAATCCCATGAATGGCTGCAATGTCAAGAATGCCATCACCATTCATATCTGTTACTGAAAAAATCCGACTGGGACTCCCTAATCCCATTTCTGGTGAATTTGGATCTATTTCTCTTGAATAATCAAACTGTCCACGGTTATTGCCAATATAAAGTACTGCAGACCGAGACCCACTCGACATTATATCCAACATTCCATCGCCGTTGAAATCAAAGACTCCGACAAGCTGGTTGTTCCCCGGTGCATAAAGTGAATTCTTGGTAAACGTTCCATTGATAGAGCCGGTATACGTCCGGTTAAAGTAAAAAGTATTACCAAAAATGTTTAAGAAATGATAGACCACCAGATCAGGTATACCATCACTTGTAAGGTCTCCAATGTAAAGAATATCATATTCTCCACTGTCATCGATTAGGCGTCCCGTATCCGGTTCCCAGTTGATTTCTCCTATAGTAAAAACAATACCTGTTTTCACCGGCTCCTGGAAAGTTCCATCGCCATTCCCGAAATAGGTCCTTAATTCCGCTGCCCGCATACCGGGAGATGTGTTGATGATGGCGATTGCGATGAGGTCCTTTTCCCCGTCTCCATTCATATCCGCGGCGGCGAGCGTCTGGAGGTTTTCGATGCCAAGCGGCTTCGCAGTTGTAAAACCGCCATCACCGGTAGCCACGAAGAGCGTATCATTTATGCAGATATCCGTGAGCCCGTCGTTGTTGAAATCATCGGCGACTGATAAATTAGGATTAGATATACCGGTTTTGGTGATGATCGGAGACCCGAAAACAGCGACGGTGCCAGACAGGTATACACTGATGACACCCGACCAGCCCACAACGATGACATCTGGGCGGGTGTCGCTGTTCTCAAGCCCGGTATATATGAATTTAGCCCTAGAGGTTAGTGGGTAATCGGCGCGTGTGTAATCTGGGTATTCGCCTGCATATACTGAAAAGCAAAAGACTGACAGAATTGCGAATTCTACAAAAGCAATCTTTTCAAATTTCATGGCTCCAACCTTTCGTGAAATGGACGGCTCTCTATATTTCTGTCTATCATTCGTCATTAACATGTCATCTCCTCTCTTTGAAAGTCAATCCCCAAAAGGGATGATTTTTGAATTAATCCTTTTGGATTATATGGAATAATCCTTTAGGATTAGATATGGTTCCGTAAACGATAATTTATGTATCAATTCAATTATGCTGTGGACATCCAGTTTTTCCATGATGTGTCTTTTGTGAATCTTTACCGTATTGATGCTGATAGAGAGGAGAGAGGCAATTTCTTTGGCAGGTTTTCCTTCTTTGATGAGCCGGAGCACCTCAATTCAGGTCTGGGAAAGCTGATTATAGGCAAGCGGGATGCTGAACTT
The Candidatus Latescibacter sp. genome window above contains:
- a CDS encoding SH3 domain-containing protein encodes the protein MLVKRTSIAILVCIGLFLCYSSVFAQAKKGRHAPDALPGVEQEMLTADYWISLQNDPDKVIMTPAEIEKFNEKVRTKHVVFENRFGKRNPLEPEFALTEIKGPVMNPLLPLDLPATLPGDSLRVRLESNIGWLNSRDFYDSRNVIYDDRMKQKLADAMNVKAIPDVIKRRFGVIVNNAMVRHYPTAVPGYNDVQYEMDMFQAVGITTNTPVAILHQSSDGDFLYVESPVSRGWIAVENIALADRETIRKLTQDKKFLLGAVNKVPIYGDSGYQNFARHLYFSATIPLLKKDASGYTVKMAYRKPDGSLGLANGYIRPDADVHEGYLPYTKRNVLIQIFKLLGQPYGWADQDNKHDCSGTQRVLFACFGIITGRHPSFILSASDHQYFQDPALSHEEKLKKLEDIEPVITVAGNYGHLVLYLGKAKNGQHYFIHQAGWGYEDTDKTHLYVNCVTVSSLDHSFYSAEAASVFTTLKR
- a CDS encoding T9SS type A sorting domain-containing protein, which produces MTVSMGYCRFGNLPENETWSESQGNYYIGDDFTIPSGRTLTLPGASSTYCTLYVSPGKSILVNGTLTTNWSRFKTDTENYYWNGITINSGATLNVNGGSIIDYATIGLNVCSDSLYFPTTKSTISNCRDWGMLISNCAPTIKNIDFQDNGTTDYHGGVCIQGSGYRPYLKKITIHDSRYGLYLTSSADATLEYSTINFTDPSSGLDRIFLYDFAGLDIDGRRNNIYDNTNASYWAIKFSAGGPNIAATRNYWGTGSPIRGVLFNDSTRVTDISGYATANIDSAGAPKVVAEIASYPFIKADAYESVGDWKSALSVYQDIMAKSADPGEKRLALKSLLKLCGMKQYDYSVFRTLIANERKTAQSWYASSLDYLSCESLVSEGKYTEAIAAFSEKATQYSGNVMEVEMLSRIASIYGQNLHDKGKAKVYADMAAAINPGQPILLSAYSSAGIEYDPWKHADKYLANSGQPGEDKPLPGDNGQAEKIKEYVTVSPNPANPLTTITYSLASSTKVKLDIYAVNGQKVATLVDGTASAGVHAVKFDGSRYGSGLYFYRLASDRFTKTGKMMLLK
- a CDS encoding FG-GAP-like repeat-containing protein, with amino-acid sequence MLMTNDRQKYREPSISRKVGAMKFEKIAFVEFAILSVFCFSVYAGEYPDYTRADYPLTSRAKFIYTGLENSDTRPDVIVVGWSGVISVYLSGTVAVFGSPIITKTGISNPNLSVADDFNNDGLTDICINDTLFVATGDGGFTTAKPLGIENLQTLAAADMNGDGEKDLIAIAIINTSPGMRAAELRTYFGNGDGTFQEPVKTGIVFTIGEINWEPDTGRLIDDSGEYDILYIGDLTSDGIPDLVVYHFLNIFGNTFYFNRTYTGSINGTFTKNSLYAPGNNQLVGVFDFNGDGMLDIMSSGSRSAVLYIGNNRGQFDYSREIDPNSPEMGLGSPSRIFSVTDMNGDGILDIAAIHGIGDSSQLVAIPWKNNIIYSKIHQFPVVLPNNVWGYGGYYLPGLGGITSCNLNNDRYADFLIPGDTFFSVVLSSSPSRINTLNEISSTFFIGQNIPNPFNAYTTIPYTIVLPGYYELSIYDIFGRKIKTLCRGFQTKGSYRNIWDGRDKNGAELASGFYFSILKQMERKEEFQTKKILLIK
- a CDS encoding helix-turn-helix transcriptional regulator; this encodes MLRLIKEGKPAKEIASLLSISINTVKIHKRHIMEKLDVHSIIELIHKLSFTEPYLILKDYSI